A single window of Cryptococcus tetragattii IND107 chromosome 4 map unlocalized Ctg04, whole genome shotgun sequence DNA harbors:
- a CDS encoding inosine triphosphate pyrophosphatase has protein sequence MTSFVFVTGNANKLREVKAILAAGDSSIEVTSQAVDVPELQGTTQEVAIAKCKAAAEKLGTACVTEDTALCFEALNGLPGPYIKDFLTNIGHEGLNTLLNGFPTTRATALCTFAYSSGPGEEPILFEGRTEGNIVPARGSKIFGWDPIFQPLEDLS, from the exons ATGACCTCTTTTG TCTTCGTTACAGGCAACGCCAATAAGCTTCGAGAAGTCAAAGCCATCTTGGCTGCCGGTGACAGCAGTATTGAGGTGACCTCTCAAGCTGTCGATG TTCCCGAGCTTCAAGGCACCACTCAAGAAGTAGCCATTGCCAAATGCAAGGCAGCTGCTGAAAAG CTTGGAACAGCTTGCGTGACTGAAGATACAGCCCTCTGCTTCGAAGCCCTCAACGGATTACCTGGACCTTACATCAAAGACTTCCTGACTAATATCGGTCACGAAG GTCTTAACACTCTTCTCAACGGATTCCCTACCACTCGTGCAACTGCTCTTTGTACATTCGCATACTCTTCAGGGCCGGGCGAAGAACCTATTCTCTTTGAAGGTCGCACTGAAGGCAACATCGTCCCTGCTCGGGGCTCCAAGATCTTCGGCTGGGACCCGATTTTCCAACCtcttgaag ATCTCTCATAG